Below is a genomic region from Candidatus Omnitrophota bacterium.
GCGAAATCGTGGGGCAGCAGGCCGGTTTTTCCGCCGCGTCGGTGTTGGATCCCATCACGGGGCAGGATCAATTTCTCATGACCCAGATCAAAATCCTATTCGCCACGCTGATTTTTATCTGCATCGGCGGACCGGAAACCGTTTTTATGATCCTCGCCGACAGTTTTGAAGTCGTCCATCCCGGCGAAGGAATCGACCTCGTCCGCTATGGCGAGGCGGGATGGAGAACCATGATCTCTGACGAGGGCCGAAAATTCGCTTTGGCTTCCTTGATGTTTAAAGTGGGCATTCAACTGGCCGGTCCTATGATCGGCGCGATGATCCTGGTTAGCGTCGCCGAGGCTTTTATCGCCCGCATCGTGCCTCAGATGAACATTATGGCGGTCGGCTTCGCTATCCGCATCTCGTTGAGTTTGTTGATTCTTTTTTCGTACATGCCGTTTTTCTTCAGCGCATTCAAGAATTTTTTATTGAAATACACGATGTACGCTCATGCCATGTTGTCGAACATGGCGCCATCCTGAGCGCCGCCTTGAACGGCGCCGGAGTAGAGGCCGATGGCTGAATCAGAAACCGGACAGGAAAAAACCGAACCCGCGACGGGGCGTAAAAGGGAAAAAGCCCGCGAACAAGGGAATATTCCCAAGAGCCAGGAGATCAACACGGCGTTGATGTTGATCGCCGGGGTTTTCTCTTTCTATATCTTTTCCGGCGAATTTTACGGGAATGTGGAGGAAGCGATCAAATATTATGTGGGAAACTGCCATCGCATCGAAGTTACGGCGACGAGTTGCCACGCCCTGATGCTGGAAATCGGTTTAAGACTGCTGATCATCGTTTGGCCGTTTTTCTTGACGTTCATGATCGTCGGAATCGCCATCAATCTGTCCCAGGTCGGCTTCAATCTTGTCGGCAAGCCGCTGGTTCCGGATTTGAAGAAATTGAATCCGCTCACAGGCCTGGGACGCTTGTTCTCCATCCGCGGACGAATCGAACTGGTCAAATCGATGTTCAAAATGTTCATTCTCGCTCCAGTGATGGTGTGGACGGTTTACAAGCATCTTCCCGAAATGATGCCGCTGGTCTGGCAAGATCCGCAGGACATTATGACTCAACTCGGCTTGGCGTCGTTGGATGTGGCGATCAAGGCTTTACTTATCATGTTTATTCTTTCCTTGTTCGATTACATTTACCAACGCTGGCAATACGAACAGGATTTGAAGATGACCAAGGAAGAAGTCAAACAGGAGATGAAAGATATTCAGGGAGACCCTCAAATTCGCAGCCGCATCCGCTCGATCCAGTTGGAAATGGCGCGGCGGCGGATGTTGGAAGAAGTGCCGAAAGCGGAAGTCGTGGTCACCAATCCCACGGAATACGCCGTCGCCCTCAAATACGAATCGGGGGAATCTCCCGCGCCGCAGGTCGTCGCCAAGGGAAAAAATCTGCTGGCGCAAAAAATCAAGGAAATTGCTTTGGAGCACCGCATCCCCATCGTAGAAAACCGGCCCTTGGCGCAATCGCTCTATAAATTAGTTGATATCGGGAATTACATCCCTCCGGAATTGTACCAGGCCGTCGCCGAAGTGCTGGCTTACGTGTATCGGTTGACGAAAAAGATCGCGCAGAAGGTTTGAGAAAGTAAATGGCGGACGCAAGGAAAAGCCCAACCGGTCCCTCTCTCGCCAAGAAGACATCCAACGTCTTCGTGGCGGCGGCGTTTGTGGGAATCCTTGGCATCATGCTCGCTTCGGTTCCCCCGCCCATGCTGTCCGCTTTGCTGGCGGTCAACATCGCCATTGCGCTGTTGGTCTTGATGATCTCTCTCTACATGCTCGATCCGTTGGAATTTACAACGTTTCCGACCGTGCTGCTGATGCTTACCATTTTCCGGTTGGCCTTGAACGTCGCCTCGACGAAATTGATCTTGACGCCGTCCCTTGGCGGCGCCTTTTCGGAAAAAGCGGGCGCCGTTATTCAATTCTTCGGCGAGGTTGTGGCGGGGAACAATCCCGTCATCGGATTCGTCGTCTTCCTCATACTCATCGTTATTCAATTCGTAGTCATCACCAAAGGTTCGGGACGCATCGCGGAAGTGGCCGCGCGCTTCACCCTCGACGCCATGCCCGGCAAACAGATGGCCATCGACGCCGACCTCAACGCCGGATTGATTACGGAAGCCGACGCGCGCAAGCGCCGCGCCGACATCGCCCGCGAAGCCGACTTCTACGGAGCGATGGACGGCGCCAGCAAGTTCGTGCGCGGCGACGCCATCGCGGGGATCATCATCACGGTTATCAATATTATCGGCGGCATCGGCGTCGGATTTACGGAGCCGAATTTCACGCTATTGGGCGTATTGAAGACGTATACGATCCTTACTATCGGCGACGGTCTCGTCAGCCAGATTCCCGCCCTGTTGACTTCCACGGCGGCGGGTATCGTCGTTACCCGCGCTTCGGACGAGCGGGCTTTGGGCGAGAGCCTTTCGTCGCAGCTTTTCGCCAAGCCGGAAGCGATGTACATCGCCGCCGCCGCTCTTTTTCTTATCGCCGCCCTGGGAATGGTTATGAGTCCGGGAATGGTGCTTCCGTTCCTTATTCTAGCGTTGTTGTTCGGTGGCGGGGCCTGGCAGATTCAACGGTCGGCGAAGGCGCAACTCGCCGAAGAGGAAGAAAAAGCCCGCGCCGCCGCCGAGGAAGTTCCTCCCGCGCCGGAACGAGTGGAATCGCTGCTGGAAGTGGATCCTATGGAGATCGAGATCGGCTTCAGCCTCATTCCCCTCGTCGATGCGCAACAGGGTGGAGATCTGCTCGACCGCGTCTCCGTCATCCGGCGGCAGACGGCGGTGGAACTGGGAATCATCGTTCCTCCCATCCGCATCCGCGACAACATGCAGCTGGGACCGCGCCAATATCAAATTCTCATTCGCGGCATGAAGGTAGCGTCGGGAGAGATCCGGCCCGATCGTCTGCTGGCCATCAAACCCGATATGGAGGAAGACGACGTGCCCGGCATCAAAACCATCGAACCGGCCTTCGGCACTCCCGCCAAATGGATCGAGAAAGACGAACGCTCCCGCGCCGAAATGGCCGATTACGGCATTGTGGAACCTTGCGCCGTCTTGGCGACGCATCTGACGGAAGTGATCCGCAGCCACGCCTTCGATCTGCTCGGACGCCGCGAGGTGCAGGAATTGATCGACAACTTAAAAGAAAAGAACGCCGTTTTAGTGACCGAATTGATCGAAACGGCCGGCGTGAAGGTCGGCGTCATTCAAAAAGTATTGCAAAACCTGCTGCGCGAGCGTATTCCCATCCGCAACCTGGAATTGATCTTCGAAGCCATCGCCGATTACGCCGAAACGGCCCAGATGAATCCGGACGCCATTACGGAATATTGCCGCATGAACTTGAACCGGATCATCACTAATCTCTATATCGACCAGAACGGCCAACTGCCCGTCATCACCATCGATCCCAACATCGAAAGCCGTTTGTTGGAAGCTTTGCAGCGCGCCGGTTCCGCAGGCGTCATGGCTACCGATCCGCCTTATGCGGACCGGATCATCCAAGCCATCCGGCTAGAATGCAACAACGCCATGGCTTCGGGCTTCCATCCCTTGATTCTGACGACCCCGCAGCTTCGCGCTCATTTGCGGCGGCTATGCGAGCGGGAAATCCCGCGGATCGTCGTTTTGTCGTATAACGAAGTGGCGCCGGAAGTTCCGGTGACCCGAATCTCGACTGTGAGGGCGCAAAGTGCGAGTGAAAAAGTTTCACGCTAAAGACATGGCGGAAGCCATGAAGATGATGAAGGCGGAATTGGGCGCAAACGCCGTCATTCTTCACACGCGGGACACGGGCAAAGGCTTGCTCGGCTGGCTGACGGGAGGCGGGGTGGAAGTTACCGCCGCCGTGGACGCCCGTCCGGCGGCGCCTCCGCCAAAGCCAGCGCCGCCGCCGAAGGAGTTGCGCGCATCTCCCGTCAAGCCGCCAGTGGGCGGTTCGGTGGATTTTAAGGTCTCCGACGAGCCAACCAACGGCGGCGTAAGTTCTAAAGAGAAAGAGGACAATCCTCTTTTGGCGTTGTCGAAAAAAATCGATAAAGAGAAAAAGAAGAATGCGCTCGTCCCGCCGCCGGGCTTAGCTCCTTCGGCGTCCAAAAAGGTCGAAGGTAATCCGCTCGCGGCTAATCCCGATTTGGAAAAGCGCCTCGCCAATTTGGAGAACCGCTTGATTAAACTGACCGGCCTGATCGAACATCTTTCGCCATCTCTCGCCACTGGGGAAGTTCCTTCCGTTCCCAGCCGCACCCGCGACGTTTACAACCACCTGCTGGAACAGGACGTCGACGAGAGCCTGGCGCTTTCCATCGCGGCCCAGGTGGCGGAAACGTCCGACGAAAGCGACGATGTTTGGACCGTCCTGCGCTCCCGCCTGATTTCCATGATCCCCGTCGAACCTGCCTTGGAGTTGGATTTTAACGCCAAGCGCCCCAAGATCGTCATGCTGGCCGGTCCTACGGGCGTCGGCAAGACTACGTCGTTGGCCAAGATTTCCGCGCAATACCGGTATACGAAAAATTCCGGAGTCCGTCCCAAGATCGTTTTCATCACCGCCGACCTTTACCGTCTCGCCGCCGTCGAGCAATTGCAAAAATATTCCGAAATTCTAGGAGCGGAACTGGAAGTCACTTATTCCCCCGAAGAAGTGCGCCAAGCGTTGAATAAGCATAAAGACGCCCATCTCGTTCTTTTCGACACGGCGGGAACCTGCCAGCGCAACATGCCTCAGATGAGCACCCTTTCCGCCATCGCCGAGGCGTGCAACCCCACGGAGATTCATCTGGTTCTTTCAGCGACGACGAAATACAGCGACATCATCGACATTGTGGAGCATTTCAAGGAAGTGAAACCTACTCGGCTGCTCTTCACGAAGATCGACGAATCGACGACGTTCGGAACCATTCTCAACGCCGTGCGCAAATTTAATATTCCCCTTTCCTATTTGACGACGGGCCAAAACGTGCCGGAGGATATCGAATGCGCCCGCACCGAGCGGGTGGCGAAGTTGCTGTTGACCAAACCGGCGATCGACCGTTCCATCGAGAGTAAAAAGATCGATCCG
It encodes:
- a CDS encoding flagellar biosynthetic protein FliR, encoding MTVLPQPYDSAFLAFIFVFARVVTMVFVMPVVGGTTVPRPVRVGIAFWITIVLLGPAWGMNGVEIGEPLPIPDRVYNGVIDFSLAIISEMMIGFVIGFMADVFLQTVGLAGEIVGQQAGFSAASVLDPITGQDQFLMTQIKILFATLIFICIGGPETVFMILADSFEVVHPGEGIDLVRYGEAGWRTMISDEGRKFALASLMFKVGIQLAGPMIGAMILVSVAEAFIARIVPQMNIMAVGFAIRISLSLLILFSYMPFFFSAFKNFLLKYTMYAHAMLSNMAPS
- the flhB gene encoding flagellar biosynthesis protein FlhB, with amino-acid sequence MAESETGQEKTEPATGRKREKAREQGNIPKSQEINTALMLIAGVFSFYIFSGEFYGNVEEAIKYYVGNCHRIEVTATSCHALMLEIGLRLLIIVWPFFLTFMIVGIAINLSQVGFNLVGKPLVPDLKKLNPLTGLGRLFSIRGRIELVKSMFKMFILAPVMVWTVYKHLPEMMPLVWQDPQDIMTQLGLASLDVAIKALLIMFILSLFDYIYQRWQYEQDLKMTKEEVKQEMKDIQGDPQIRSRIRSIQLEMARRRMLEEVPKAEVVVTNPTEYAVALKYESGESPAPQVVAKGKNLLAQKIKEIALEHRIPIVENRPLAQSLYKLVDIGNYIPPELYQAVAEVLAYVYRLTKKIAQKV
- the flhA gene encoding flagellar biosynthesis protein FlhA codes for the protein MADARKSPTGPSLAKKTSNVFVAAAFVGILGIMLASVPPPMLSALLAVNIAIALLVLMISLYMLDPLEFTTFPTVLLMLTIFRLALNVASTKLILTPSLGGAFSEKAGAVIQFFGEVVAGNNPVIGFVVFLILIVIQFVVITKGSGRIAEVAARFTLDAMPGKQMAIDADLNAGLITEADARKRRADIAREADFYGAMDGASKFVRGDAIAGIIITVINIIGGIGVGFTEPNFTLLGVLKTYTILTIGDGLVSQIPALLTSTAAGIVVTRASDERALGESLSSQLFAKPEAMYIAAAALFLIAALGMVMSPGMVLPFLILALLFGGGAWQIQRSAKAQLAEEEEKARAAAEEVPPAPERVESLLEVDPMEIEIGFSLIPLVDAQQGGDLLDRVSVIRRQTAVELGIIVPPIRIRDNMQLGPRQYQILIRGMKVASGEIRPDRLLAIKPDMEEDDVPGIKTIEPAFGTPAKWIEKDERSRAEMADYGIVEPCAVLATHLTEVIRSHAFDLLGRREVQELIDNLKEKNAVLVTELIETAGVKVGVIQKVLQNLLRERIPIRNLELIFEAIADYAETAQMNPDAITEYCRMNLNRIITNLYIDQNGQLPVITIDPNIESRLLEALQRAGSAGVMATDPPYADRIIQAIRLECNNAMASGFHPLILTTPQLRAHLRRLCEREIPRIVVLSYNEVAPEVPVTRISTVRAQSASEKVSR
- the flhF gene encoding flagellar biosynthesis protein FlhF; protein product: MKKFHAKDMAEAMKMMKAELGANAVILHTRDTGKGLLGWLTGGGVEVTAAVDARPAAPPPKPAPPPKELRASPVKPPVGGSVDFKVSDEPTNGGVSSKEKEDNPLLALSKKIDKEKKKNALVPPPGLAPSASKKVEGNPLAANPDLEKRLANLENRLIKLTGLIEHLSPSLATGEVPSVPSRTRDVYNHLLEQDVDESLALSIAAQVAETSDESDDVWTVLRSRLISMIPVEPALELDFNAKRPKIVMLAGPTGVGKTTSLAKISAQYRYTKNSGVRPKIVFITADLYRLAAVEQLQKYSEILGAELEVTYSPEEVRQALNKHKDAHLVLFDTAGTCQRNMPQMSTLSAIAEACNPTEIHLVLSATTKYSDIIDIVEHFKEVKPTRLLFTKIDESTTFGTILNAVRKFNIPLSYLTTGQNVPEDIECARTERVAKLLLTKPAIDRSIESKKIDPQPAPAPTSEKMKEKTNQDKSDEAKNC